The genomic stretch aatccgACATCGAGTCTTGAGCTTACagatttcacacagattcaggTAAAATGACGAGGAattacctgaacataaacattTACAGGTAACAGTAATTATCCCCGGCAaatgtcgcaatatcattttgtCATTTTACACTAACATAGAGATTGCCCACTTTACTCAACTTAAAAAAATGTCGTCATGAGACAAAAAAATAGCTCGTAACGAAAAATTAAACATTTGTTTAACTAACCCACTTGCTTTAACACACATTGCATGAATACTTTCTATGTGCTATATTTTCCCTCAAATAGTTATTCTTTTTCTATTCATTACTATTCATTTATCCTTAGATTGTCTGGATACACCAGGACCTGCAAGTGCTGCTCTCTCAACATCAATTGGACATCCGTACAACACTGCACCGTACAAAATCCAGCGACAGCAAACTAGCGTACGCGAACGAAAGAGGGTACTGCGGTCTGCTCCCAACGGGTAAGGAACACTTTTGCTTAACATTTTTATCGCTAAAGAAATCCTAATTTTCCTCTGTTTGTTAAATAACGTATTTGACACATATGCCAATTTTCTGTACCGTCATAGTTATTAAAAAACAGAAATATGATGATTCTTTATAAATTCTAACTTTAAAAAAGTCTGTGAATGCTAATCGTTAAAAAAAGGTATCAAATAGTTCAAAAGTCTAAGTCGTATTTTCATCATGGACAAACTTTTAATTGCTTTTTTCCCATTTTCATTAGCAGCATAAACTCAGCGTTTGACGAGCTTCGAGTTCACGTACCAACCTTTCCGTACGAGAAACGTCTAAGCAAAATTGATACACTCCGGTTGGCGATTGCGTACATCGCTCTGCTGCGGGAAGTCCTGGAAGCCGACTACGACCCTCTAACGTACGTGGAAAAATGCCTCCGCGGGGAGATCAAAGCAGACCACGCCCACTGGAATACGAGTGGTATGTAGCACGGCAGATgaggaaaaaagaaaaataaacagtAACATTCTATTTCAATTCACAGATCTAACTGCACGTCTGTCGTGGATCAATTGGGAGAATTTGGGTGTTCACCCAGGACGCCGTACTATACTAACGTCACTTGCACTTGGATCGTCGGATAATTTAGGCTGCGGTCCACCACCTCATCTGATTTAATTCAAGTGATTGAACTCAAACAACATAAGCTGTATACTCCGCGTTATGTCTTCCGTTGCAAATGCTCTAGTCTCTATGTTAGTGTAAAAACTGACCTAGCATAATTATTTCATTTTAGTTTAGTTGTGATATTGTTCGTAAGCAAAAGCAGTAATTTTTTTGTTCCATGCCAAAATTGTATTGTGATCTAAGCAATGCTTGAAAcatcaaatcaataaatatcaaACAACATAGCGAAAAATGTGTTTCATTCACAAAGTAATAGAAGTccaactcgattatccgaaatgTTGATTTTCATGAATTGATTTGACTCTCCCTTCCCAGCTTCTGAAAATTTTGATataatggtattttttttttagatttatgaTTTAATATGTTGTTTCAATtataacaaaacaacaaaaaacttttttgagctATTGAAAGTCAAAGTTATAGCACTAAAAAAATAGCCTTTTATATGCTGATAATATAAATATTCTAAAATTAACATATGCTATCGAAacttaaaacaagtttttttttcaaatttttatcaaaacttcaAGTTATAAAAAAGCCTCTGATGAAAAATCCAGTATGGAAAAATGTTGGACACTGTTCTCCTTGAAGGTCAAGTTTTAGagcttttcacttttttgttcAACTTTTCTAGAAATAAATTCCAATAATGTTAAACGATCCTAGTGATAATTTCAAATCGGAAAGTTCATCAAGAATAACCTCTAGATAAGCTTTCTTATTAGCTTTTTCATTTTGGACACAATAACACAATTAAGAAAAAGCCAGAAAACATTCTTGCAAGTATTTGTGAATTCAAACCAAAATAGGGATATCTAGGGTTGGAATACCGGGAATAATACCGGTACTACCGGGCGACATTCCAGTGCCGAAATACCGGCTTTCGATACTGGTAATCTGTTTAGTTTTCCAGATCAGATCACCATATGTATTTCGCTGGATCTAAATAATATTTCTCCACTAATTTGCTCTGATTTGCTCGTCTAAGAACTAAACATGATAGTTTCTTCAATACAATATGTAAGTCTGAGGACATCTGGCAAAGACTACTCCAGCACGAACATTCAACGATGCTTCAAAGATGCAGAGAAGTTGAACTAAAGGTTATTCAATTTTGTGATCTAGGAATATCGGAAGCAATTCCGTGATTTACAAGCTCAAAACCGATAGCTGTGTCTCACATTGGACGGGTGGATTTTGGTAAACCACCGTCGTTATATGAACGTAAACGCCTATGATTCAAATCGCATGTGAAATTTGGACGCTGTAGAATATTACCCATTGGGTATTTTGTCTTGAAAATGTTGGTAGAAGTAGTTTGGAGTGTATTGTTTTCATTGTGTTTTATGGCtgtcgatttttcgaaaatgagaaCTAATGTCGTTACCCGAAAAGCAACGTCGCGAATTGATTAGGGGCATGCACCTGTTGCGTTGCTTTAACCGAGGAAGCAGACGCTTCTGTAACCGAACCGATCTTATGACCATTACTGAAAAACTACGAAATTCTATCAACTCGAGATGCAAAAACATATTTCAATACGATTTTGTGTTCTCCCATatgattttgataacaaaattgaatctgaatagttataataacaaatcttgaAATGAAGTTGTCCTGAAACAAATCTTACAAATTTTTCGTTTCTATTAAAACATGTTGTTTCtgacaatggttgttattatactgttctatatactatccttttttgaaagaaaacggatacgttagtaacaaagtttgatttgtgtttgatactagtagagtCATTTCTGTTATAGTTTCTGTTATACCTGTGTGTACCTGTAATTTTCTGGCCGGATCTAGCTTCGTGCcactattcaaattatgtcctGGACTGGTATGAAGCCAACGGGGTCAGTTTCGTACCCAAAGatatgccccccccccccccaacgcAACGAAATTGAGGCATATCGAAACATACTTTTACTTACTTCAGTAGCCTAGAGCCGTATCAAGAGTTTTCCTCCATTTTATTCggtcctgggctactcgtcaccaatttcctagacgtctccatactcgcagatccgcttcaacctggtTAAGCCATCTGGCACGTTGGGCCTCTCTATTCCTGGTGCCGGTGGagtccttgaagagaaccgattttaccgcattgtcgtccggcatcctcgtGACATGCCCGGACCATCGTAGCCTCCCGACCTTCATCAGGTGCACAATAGGAAACTTTCCAagtactccaccaaatattgtccgcaacactttccgttcaaatacggccagtgcgTGTATGTCTTCcgtgagcagcgtcacggtttcgagttcatagagaactacgggtctaattagggttttgtacattGTCAGTTTCGTGCAGTAgcgtatgctcctggatcgaagcACCCTGCGACGGGCAATGTAGGCCCGATTTCCTgcttgaatacgtcgttggacctcctcacttgtgttattgtcggcggttaccagagattccaagtatacgaactcctctaccacttcgagttcgtcgCCGTCCATGATAACCGTCCTTGGGAAGCAAAAGTTGGTTTCTTTCGAGCCTCTTCctttcatatacttggttttcgatgCATTTATTTCGAAACATACTGGGCTATTATAAAGTAGGCACTAAAAAAGCATCCGAATGAGATCAAATCTCTAGaagaaatgaagaaaaagtgGGTTTCCGTTTAGAAAAAGCTGCAGCCAGATGTTGTACAAAACTTAATGAGAGGAGTTAAACGTAAGGTGCGAGCGTACGGTTATggaattctatttctatttttattttattctaaggCGTCTTTGAACAAGTCATACAGGCTGAATTACTTATACATAAACTCTAACTATTCGTAATTCTATTTGACAAAACGGCCCTCGACAATATAAAATCGAACATATCACCAATGTCGTTAAATGCACAGAATGCACGCGTCTAGTGAGGTATGTTAACCATAGCAAGTATTGAAgttgaatgaaataaatatgccaAAAGCTTACTAATGGTTTATAATTCATTATCTGAAATTTCGAAAAAGATTGGTCAACTAAGTAATTTTCTACAGTGTTTTtcgtgatgcaatttgatgtgggaCACCCGGACACCCTTCATATCACGATCCTGGTAAAgagtaaggctgtgcgagatttcgaatgatttcgtataatttcgcaaaacacgaattttcccgaaatttcgcgaaatttcggtttcgcgaaattgccgaaaaatttcgttgaatttcgctaaattccgcctaaaatttcgcgaaattaaacttccaatttcgacgattacgaaatttcgcggaatttcggaccaaatttccgatgcacattattacattattttggtttgtgctcattgcgactataaattaaattgaatatatctcaacagttATCTGGTATCCTAAGTcagacataaaaaaaaaaactctcagccggtaatttttgtatcaaaaaaccacaaaaaatcacgcggggggtgtgggggttaatgaatagaccacgtagtcttttttctgacttataatttattattgccactaagtcaagacgaagctttcgcaattttttaattaataaatttatttgacacgacttgataattaataagtgtcacggaaagattgagagttgtcagcaattaatTGTAATCAAATTTGTGAAacgtatttcaaatttatccgaacgaagaatttttttttgttttaaacaggctttgccttatatggcatttacttcttcagaatagttctattttgcaatgcgtcggaatttatgacatttttcctggaagtatatttcaatactcaacgaccggtaaaaaaatcaacgttttggtcttaaaaacaatatataagacctggatgttcgtgaactgtaggaagaaagaaagatgtttatattttgttcgacattcaaaactttgtaatttattaaaaaaaactaagttacaaatccgatacctgaaaatcactaaaagtaaggtttcacttattatcaactaaatattgatgatttatagatgagtatacaatttaccataactataagcgaaaaatttatcgtagatgatcaaactgcctaaacaaattttatttattttgatactcaacaacaaattaaaaatcagtttgaatatactcaacagaatagagtattttaaattactttcaggtaagaaaattattatatttgttaaagacaatgaaatattattaaaaattaaacaaccattatctatttgttattttggttttgagaaaatgatattactgaaaattctatttacaatttgcgcaataactaataatcagttttcttaaaccttcatttttttataaatttttcatactttattgtacatatatttgcagaataagatcacaatacaaaagaccacgaaagaacacgaaagaccacgggggaagtaggagggtataaaagggatcaaaatatgaccacgtagcttagaaatggtcccaaatgcattttattatttttggtgtcgcagaaactcacagggcatatttttttaggacaaaattattttctacaaccttaccagagacactagttatgccagtcaaacaaaccgatttagctgaaaaaataatttaatctccaattgggcactctgtgggtaattaaaatatttttataatcgaaacagttggtttgattggcatagtgcctttggcaaagttgtagataaaaatattgtccttccatgttgtaactttttttttaatataactttttttgatttcttcatcgcttcggtatttttttttgtaatttttatacaaaaaaaagatttttgaaaataagcttttttatattaattttaatgtttcttttacattaaaaaatgaattttttgagTCGAGGCCGAGGAactgcttatcggattcgtcgcttttacgtttgcatagggaaaaactctttgtaaaaattatctttgctagggacaccaaaactcacaggaatggttgaaaacctacctaccatctctcatgttttccaattcgagctctaggacaaaacttggattttgaatgatgaaagtgctatgaaagaaggattactattttaaacatagttgcattcaaaccaaaagaatcagttcagaaatttattaaattattatttacaaaaacatttcgagtttgacctttatatcatttgtatctatcacgctactattacctgcaatataatctgtaaaAATGAATGCATaaggattttagtttttaacaattttgattttctcgtcattgtcggttcccaagtaacaatttaagtcgtattgcattcttttagcggttttcatgaccaatttcgtAAAATTGCTGTTAactatcagaacctcctgataaccgctataagtttgctttacagccaggtggcccacccttgccaagcttattgaatcaattataagaatggcaataaaactgctttaaaaccacatgtaaagagtaccgcatactataagcagctggcattacctctttaagagcgcaataagtttgcttgcattattgcgctctgctacttgccacaataagtccaaatcaacttttcattgcttgacagcaaccgtaataagttgatttgttgtaccgttcctgcacacacaccagaacatcacgccacttttttcaataaggaaatctctcgtcgcgggagaaatgtttcacctgtgttggttatcatcgtgcaatcgtttttatttgatggtgatattgtagaaagataaggaataaggaggggtttttggtaggatttgtagctctcaagcatatcGTCCCcctaatgctagaactagataactcgaaatttgtcgattttgagttaagtatgccATCATATTTATCGCGTCGAGCTTTATAACATATCTAAAACTCGTTGAAAAacgattacaagaaaaaaagttattcaactaGATATCTTAACGAAAAACAAGcgtattttgtaataaaactaaataactcggttttttgttgatttttcagttgctataacgggcctgaaacgatatggatgcgtttcataaaatctgaacCTTTAATAATTGCAGTTGATACGTCATCACCAGAatcggtcaaattttcaaactcgtttttctcgaaacgtcaactttcgagttatctagttctagcattaaggggacgatatgcgcatgaaattttgtcgtgcattttgagatcataggcgcttaaaatttatgcgccatcaaaatagtacgggcttacaaaaatgatctcattgttagcaaaaatgaattggattgtttcagctcagtttttcagaaaaaaatctagccgtgttcttcaatacagagatagatcaaaatcaactttggatattcaatttatttgttagtcagacgacgatttgattttcgtttcaagattataaaaagtttcaaaaatatcaatatggcgcggttggtagttagttggcattaatcgtagccgcaataagcctagttcaatgatatatatgttgtaaggtgcggcaaaggttggatgcctgcattattagagaaaaatatggtcAATCCCTGAGGCCTAGACAactctatttttataaaaaatctgacatcacaccgacgataatgaggaatcaacaaacttttatataaatagagaggtgcacgaaaaatgcaacgatacatacttagtttaattgaatattgaatatatttcgaaacatatcaatagtgtcttgcccctaccttatttttaaggacgcataatttaacgacataggaaattattttcaaccaaaacaaaacaaactggcgataaaatttacaaaaaactaccgaaaagtactaagtttgctgtgttactttattagatttttggagttctacgtcatcaatgttcacaaatgcgctgcaagatgctctaaagcattttacacacatcttacggagactgcgacagaattctgcatcacactaaaccaactcagccgcttttgtctcacctgtatgtatatcattgcctgcatatatttgtttacaagtacgacaggttaaaactgggcatttgaatgaccgcaataaaactggtttctatgttatatgacagcaagctggagtggttttatggggcaatagatagtaataataaaaccaataataaagcaaaatcgcattgactcttgccggttttattggaagttttattagagttttattgacagctatcagtgttcattacgacttgctatttttggcaacgggtttaatcgccataaaaccgttggaaatattcattgctgtgatataaccgttagaaaaccaagtagctatagaattgttacttgggttaatcgatatctgaatattgtaatgctatgtttcagaaacatttattttatttttcgaaatttcgcgaaatttcgcgaaattcagagaccaatttcgtttcgtctcaagaactcgaaatccaccttgatttcgtttcgactaatttggcgaaaccgaaattaagggttaatttcgtttcgtttcgtttcgacaccagaaaagccagtttcgcacacccctagtaAAGAGTATACCGAAACTTTTtttaaccacgaacaacgaaattagcaatatggaacggatcaatcggcaaagacctaggctaacTACACAGATATAAAGACCGGTAAACAatttaaacaattcaaaattgggtacttgaaacatccgatctctcaatgaacaaACGCGAGCTGGTTTGCTGGCTCTAGAACTACAactcgtagtgctgggaaatcataaaataagagtcatccggtggaggcccgttgATGACCGTATaagcgtgttgaggattaagggcaagttcttcaactacagttcaaTCAACCCCTACGCAACGACAAACGACACATCCGATTACGTTTAAGGCGTAAAAGTCGTAATCGGagatgcaaacgcacaggttgggagggagcaATTTCTTCGTTCTGACCATTGGAAGCCTTCATTCGTCAATCAATGAAAATGGCCTGATCCACACATGGTTGTCGAACGTTTcaaaatctcgcacagagaggacgatgcgtttcaacattcagcggttgaaagctgaggGCGTGGCAGAAGAATGcgtcagagagctggatcaacggatcgcagaacagcaggaggaacgagtggaagatataaatgggctgtggatgTCATTATAaagactgcgagagaggtggtaggtacgatgcgtggaagacagcgtaacGGCTGGTTTAATGCCGAGTGTCAAGAAGCGACGgacgagaagaaccgtgccaggagccgcatgcttaTTGCGGCTAGCCATCCGAACAGAAAGAGCTGCGGAAAATAGAGTCCACCATCGGAAGAAGCGCGGTATCCCAGCCGAACTTCTAGAAGTGTGAGGCAAGCGATCATATTGatgatctgggcggatgaacaaatgccgaacggctgtttggaaggcctcatatgccgaATCTACAAGAAGGGTCATCAACCGTTACAACTATCGAGGCATCACGTTGTTCAACTCCGCATACTCCGCATTGAAACCGTTAACGGATTCCTTCGTCGGTGAATatcaggctggttttcgacaaggtcGTTCCACGACGGATTAAATGTTTACCCTGCGatagatcctcgataagtttcgGGAGTATAACGCGGTTTCCCGACAAAACTAATTAGGTGAGTCGTATGACGTTGGAGGAATCGAAATCATGCATAcgtatagctggcgagacattaGTCGCGTTCGTTACGTTAGATAAACTGAAGCAAGGGGATGCGTTCTCCTACTTGCTGTTCAAGTACGAATAGTAAAAGTGCAAAGAAACGGTAGGATCATCATGAAATCTCACGTGCTCTTTGGTTGGACCCGAAGAcattgatattatcgatatcaACCCTAGGGCCATGGAGGAGGCCTTCAAGCCTTTTAAAGGGAAGCAGCGGGGTTGGGTCTCAGCATTAACTCTGTCAAAGCAAattacatggtagctggcagagagcgtgggagttccgAGGCTGAAATGGAGATTGATGGGGACCGATTCGAATGGGTTGAagatt from Wyeomyia smithii strain HCP4-BCI-WySm-NY-G18 chromosome 3, ASM2978416v1, whole genome shotgun sequence encodes the following:
- the LOC129731896 gene encoding basic helix-loop-helix transcription factor amos isoform X1, with amino-acid sequence MDKICRSQLPDSSSSPPLSGLNFHSFDEDLISDLPSCVYANHQLGAATATNASAANLRLNTSGLRQIQHQYLHHNDCLDTPGPASAALSTSIGHPYNTAPYKIQRQQTSVRERKRVLRSAPNGSINSAFDELRVHVPTFPYEKRLSKIDTLRLAIAYIALLREVLEADYDPLTYVEKCLRGEIKADHAHWNTSDLTARLSWINWENLGVHPGRRTILTSLALGSSDNLGCGPPPHLI
- the LOC129731896 gene encoding basic helix-loop-helix transcription factor amos isoform X2, which translates into the protein MDKICRSQLPDSSSSPPLSGLNFHSFDEDLISDLPSCVYANHQLGAATATNASAANLRLNTSGLRQIQHQYLHHNDCLDTPGPASAALSTSIGHPYNTAPYKIQRQQTSVRERKRVLRSAPNGINSAFDELRVHVPTFPYEKRLSKIDTLRLAIAYIALLREVLEADYDPLTYVEKCLRGEIKADHAHWNTSDLTARLSWINWENLGVHPGRRTILTSLALGSSDNLGCGPPPHLI